One region of Miscanthus floridulus cultivar M001 chromosome 19, ASM1932011v1, whole genome shotgun sequence genomic DNA includes:
- the LOC136527821 gene encoding uncharacterized protein isoform X2, which translates to MLPNSGYLYYSVDASVDIRASVAATARSRRSTPRNNSSYPIQSTDPAQCRQKRRKLLKQHCLVWGGAASAYSATLECAQFDDDFVEALKVSYPGRSYHGPPTQQCSNCKAIFWNAESVGKEARTSSGSPIYNKCCKGGQIVIPPFLPRPEPLASMARFDGGSVSKKFMKNIRRYNCLFAFSSMGANIDRTMNDGRGPPVFKICGQIHHRIGSLIPPHGRPPKFIQLYVYDTSAEVGNRIASLEREDTIASDLDPTIVQSLVNMLDEHNLFAKQFRMARDRLAGNDTEDFVIRIVGPKNGDPPQYSLPATDQLAMLVVGDFSCEEFERDIIVQKQTGDLDQISALHPAFMALQYPLLFPYAERGWQTGVLYTGATQSAQNAHVKLTMQDYYCYMFHYRRNEPNPYLCYGPLSTQANVDAWACVDENRLKYIMDHQADIRMESIQGICDAISRGSEQGSEVGKMIVLPASYTGGRRYMIQNYHDGIAICREYGPPDFFVTFTCNPKWLEISEAIFEPGQTPADRNDIIVRVFNIKLEELLHDIRCGKPFGPSNAGIIIYRQKNHSFYLHPFVYYLF; encoded by the exons ATGCTACCTAACAGTGGCTACCTATATTACTCAGTGGATGCTTCGGTGGATATACGCGCCTCTGTTGCTGCCACAGCGAGGTCCCGCCGATCAACACCAC GAAATAACTCGTCATATCCTATTCAAAGTACTGATCCAGCACAGTGTAGACAGAAAAGGAGAAAGCTCCTAAAGCAGCATTGTCTTGTTTGGGGAG GTGCAGCCTCAGCATATAGTGCTACCTTAGAGTGTGCTCAGTTCGATGATGATTTCGTAGAGGCTCTTAAAG TTTCTTATCCTGGGAGATCATACCATGGACCACCTACACAGCAGTGTTCTAACTGCAAAGCCATTTTCTGGAACGCTGAAAGTGTTGGTAAAGAAGCACGCACCTCTTCTGGATCACCTATTTACAACAAGTGCTGTAAAGGAGGCCAAATTGTTATTCCTCCGTTCCTTCCTAGGCCTGAACCCTTAGCATCTATGGCAAGATTTGATGGAGGATCGGTCTCTAAAAAGTTTATGAAGAATATAAGACGCTACAATTGTCTTTTTGCATTCTCCTCTATGGGAGCCAATATAGATCGAACCATGAATGATGGCAGGGGTCCTCCGGTGTTTAAAATTTGTGGACAGATTCATCACCGCATCGGTTCTTTGATACCTCCACATGGTCGCCCTCCAAAATTTATTCAGCTATATGTGTATGATACATCCGCCGAGGTTGGGAACAGAATTGCCTCATTAGAACGTGAAGACACAATAGCATCAGATCTAGATCCTACTATTGTACAATCTTTGGTTAATATGTTGGATGAACATAATTTGTTTGCAAAGCAATTTAGAATGGCCAGGGACAGACTTGCAGGCAATGACACTGAAGATTTTGTCATTCGCATTGTTGGTCCAAAAAACGGAGATCCGCCTCAGTACAGTTTACCAGCTACAGATCAATTGGCCATGCTTGTGGTTGGTGATTTTAGCTGTGAAGAATTTGAGCGGGACATTATTGTGCAGAAACAGACAGGAGATCTAGATCAAATCTCTGCTTTGCATCCTGCTTTCATGGCGCTTCAGTATCCTCTATTGTTTCCATATGCTGAACGTGGTTGGCAGACCGGTGTTTTATACACTGGTGCCACTCAATCAGCACAGAATGCTCATGTAAAGCTAACCATGCAAGATTACTACTGCTATATGTTCCACTATCGAAGAAATGAGCccaatccttatttatgttatggaCCATTATCAACTCAGGCCAATGTTGATGCCTGGGCCTGCGTCGATGAAAACAGACTAAAATATATAATGGATCACCAGGCTGATATCAGGATGGAAAGTATTCAAGGAATCTGTGATGCTATTAGCAGAGGTTCCGAACAAGGAAGTGAGGTTGGTAAAATGATCGTATTACCGGCATCATATACAGGCGGTAGACGTTATATGATACAAAATTATCATGATGGTATAGCTATCTGCCGAGAATACGGTCCCCCTGATTTCTTTGTTACATTTACATGTAATCCTAAATGGTTAGAGATTTCTGAGGCTATCTTTGAGCCTGGACAGACACCAGCTGATAGGAATGATATAATTGTCAGAGTGTTCAACATCAAGTTAGAAGAACTTCTGCATGATATTAGATGTGGTAAACCCTTTGGACCTTCCAATGCAGGTATAATCATCTACAGACAGAAAAACCATTCTTTCTATCTACATCCATTTGTCTACTATCTCTTCTAG
- the LOC136527821 gene encoding uncharacterized protein isoform X1 produces the protein MLPNSGYLYYSVDASVDIRASVAATARSRRSTPRNNSSYPIQSTDPAQCRQKRRKLLKQHCLVWGGTAAGPTANDGFMTSPYNMVHSYTLFTGAASAYSATLECAQFDDDFVEALKVSYPGRSYHGPPTQQCSNCKAIFWNAESVGKEARTSSGSPIYNKCCKGGQIVIPPFLPRPEPLASMARFDGGSVSKKFMKNIRRYNCLFAFSSMGANIDRTMNDGRGPPVFKICGQIHHRIGSLIPPHGRPPKFIQLYVYDTSAEVGNRIASLEREDTIASDLDPTIVQSLVNMLDEHNLFAKQFRMARDRLAGNDTEDFVIRIVGPKNGDPPQYSLPATDQLAMLVVGDFSCEEFERDIIVQKQTGDLDQISALHPAFMALQYPLLFPYAERGWQTGVLYTGATQSAQNAHVKLTMQDYYCYMFHYRRNEPNPYLCYGPLSTQANVDAWACVDENRLKYIMDHQADIRMESIQGICDAISRGSEQGSEVGKMIVLPASYTGGRRYMIQNYHDGIAICREYGPPDFFVTFTCNPKWLEISEAIFEPGQTPADRNDIIVRVFNIKLEELLHDIRCGKPFGPSNAGIIIYRQKNHSFYLHPFVYYLF, from the exons ATGCTACCTAACAGTGGCTACCTATATTACTCAGTGGATGCTTCGGTGGATATACGCGCCTCTGTTGCTGCCACAGCGAGGTCCCGCCGATCAACACCAC GAAATAACTCGTCATATCCTATTCAAAGTACTGATCCAGCACAGTGTAGACAGAAAAGGAGAAAGCTCCTAAAGCAGCATTGTCTTGTTTGGGGAGGTACTGCAGCAGGTCCTACAGCAAATGATGGTTTCATGACTTCGCCCTACAATATGGTTCACTCCTATACCCTGTTTACAGGTGCAGCCTCAGCATATAGTGCTACCTTAGAGTGTGCTCAGTTCGATGATGATTTCGTAGAGGCTCTTAAAG TTTCTTATCCTGGGAGATCATACCATGGACCACCTACACAGCAGTGTTCTAACTGCAAAGCCATTTTCTGGAACGCTGAAAGTGTTGGTAAAGAAGCACGCACCTCTTCTGGATCACCTATTTACAACAAGTGCTGTAAAGGAGGCCAAATTGTTATTCCTCCGTTCCTTCCTAGGCCTGAACCCTTAGCATCTATGGCAAGATTTGATGGAGGATCGGTCTCTAAAAAGTTTATGAAGAATATAAGACGCTACAATTGTCTTTTTGCATTCTCCTCTATGGGAGCCAATATAGATCGAACCATGAATGATGGCAGGGGTCCTCCGGTGTTTAAAATTTGTGGACAGATTCATCACCGCATCGGTTCTTTGATACCTCCACATGGTCGCCCTCCAAAATTTATTCAGCTATATGTGTATGATACATCCGCCGAGGTTGGGAACAGAATTGCCTCATTAGAACGTGAAGACACAATAGCATCAGATCTAGATCCTACTATTGTACAATCTTTGGTTAATATGTTGGATGAACATAATTTGTTTGCAAAGCAATTTAGAATGGCCAGGGACAGACTTGCAGGCAATGACACTGAAGATTTTGTCATTCGCATTGTTGGTCCAAAAAACGGAGATCCGCCTCAGTACAGTTTACCAGCTACAGATCAATTGGCCATGCTTGTGGTTGGTGATTTTAGCTGTGAAGAATTTGAGCGGGACATTATTGTGCAGAAACAGACAGGAGATCTAGATCAAATCTCTGCTTTGCATCCTGCTTTCATGGCGCTTCAGTATCCTCTATTGTTTCCATATGCTGAACGTGGTTGGCAGACCGGTGTTTTATACACTGGTGCCACTCAATCAGCACAGAATGCTCATGTAAAGCTAACCATGCAAGATTACTACTGCTATATGTTCCACTATCGAAGAAATGAGCccaatccttatttatgttatggaCCATTATCAACTCAGGCCAATGTTGATGCCTGGGCCTGCGTCGATGAAAACAGACTAAAATATATAATGGATCACCAGGCTGATATCAGGATGGAAAGTATTCAAGGAATCTGTGATGCTATTAGCAGAGGTTCCGAACAAGGAAGTGAGGTTGGTAAAATGATCGTATTACCGGCATCATATACAGGCGGTAGACGTTATATGATACAAAATTATCATGATGGTATAGCTATCTGCCGAGAATACGGTCCCCCTGATTTCTTTGTTACATTTACATGTAATCCTAAATGGTTAGAGATTTCTGAGGCTATCTTTGAGCCTGGACAGACACCAGCTGATAGGAATGATATAATTGTCAGAGTGTTCAACATCAAGTTAGAAGAACTTCTGCATGATATTAGATGTGGTAAACCCTTTGGACCTTCCAATGCAGGTATAATCATCTACAGACAGAAAAACCATTCTTTCTATCTACATCCATTTGTCTACTATCTCTTCTAG